actttcaagacaccctgtgccagatgcagcaaagcagccccaaaacattactgagcctcctccatgtttcaccgtagggacagtgttcttttcttcgtatgcttggtttttcagtctatgaacatagagttgatgtgccttaccaaaaagctccagtttggtctcatctgtccaaaggacattctcccagaagctttgtggcttgtcaacatgcatttttgcaaattccagtctggcttttttatgagtttttttcagcagtggtgtcctccttggtcgtctcccatgaagtccactttggctcaaacaacgacgaatggtgcgatctgacactgatgtaccttggccttggagttcacctttaatttctttggaggttgctctgggctctttggatacaattccaacgatccgtctcttcaatttgtcatcaattttcctcttgcggccacgtccagggaggttggctactgtcccgtgggtcttgaacttctgaataatatgagccactgttgtcacaggaacttcaagctgtttagagatggtcttatagcctttacctttaagatgtttgtctatcattttttttcggatgtcctgggacaattctctccttcgctttctgttgtccatgttcagtgtggtacacaccttttcaccaaacagcagggtgactacttgtctccctttaaataggcagactgactgattatgagtttggaaacacctgtgatgtcaattaaatgacacacctgagttaatcatgtcactctggtcaaatagttttcaatcttttatagaggtaccatcatttttgtccaggcctgtttcattagtttgtttttttaaataattatgttaatcaacaattcaaaagtgatggctgtttttgattatttaattttcaataaatttttatttattgttacttttgtgagtttcaagtgatttcagtgagaattgtgggtttttccttctttaactgaggggtaccaacaattttgtccatgtgtgtatgtggaaggagctgaaatatgccatttggagaagacacccatcaaacctgagacaactggagctgtttgctcatgaggagtgggccaaaatacctgttgacagctgcagaacgctcattgacaaatacagaaatcgtttaattgcagtgattgcctcaaaaggttgtgcaacaaaatattaagttatgggtaccatcatttttgtccagccctatttcattagtttgttttttttaaaataattgttaatcaacaattcaaagtgatggctgattttgattatttaattttcaataaatttttatttattgttacttttgtgagtttcaagtgatttcagtgagaattgtgggtttttccttctttaactgaggggtaccaacaattttgtccacgtgtgtaaatgaggccccaggtgaTTTAGGAATACTGGAGACGGGTTGAGCTCCAGGAAGGGTTGTTAGGCTTTAGTCAGATTATATCAAGTTCTGTCAAAACTTGTTGGGTTTCATGGAAGAATTGTTAAGTTGTAGACAACATGAGGTTTTATTCCAACATTGTTCTGATTTTGTCACAGCTTGATTGGTTTCAGACAGAATGTTTGGTGTTCACCActatttgctgcattttttatttagcctttatttatacaggtaaTCCCATTGAGACACTGGGTCTCATTCTCAGCAGAGACCTGTCCTTAAAGAACAGAACAAGACAACACTGAGTCACTGACAACACTAACGGACCTGTACTAGACAATGTCATAATACAACACTGAGTTCCAGACAGGTTCATGACTAAACACAACATAGACATCAACATGGATGTGCAAAGGGCCAAGCAAtgaagttaaaatgtaaaaacactaagaACAAGTCCGAAAAGATGATGTTTCCATTGTGTTTAAAAGACATTTGAAGTCCTTCAGAGGAATCAAGTGGGACAGCTTCAGCCTGCTGTAGAGAGTTCCAGGTTTAGGAAATAGAGTCAGAAAATGTTGTTTAGCTGAGCTCTAAAGACTGAGGGGACGATGAAAGTAAAGAAGTCCTGGAAACGTAGACTATGGCCGAACTGTTTATGTGACATGAAAGAGAATAAATATAAGAGCAGCAGACTAAGGATGGATTAGTAAATGAAATGATACCAGTGGAGAAGTCTGCGCATGGACAGTGGTGACCAGTTAACCAGAGAGTACAAAGTGCAGTGGTGTACGAGAGATTTACAGTCTGATATAAATGTAATCCATGATAAACAGCATTCAACAGTCTGTTATAAATCAATTCATGATCACAGCATTCAACAGTTTTAGAGAGTGGGTCTAGGTATTCATGTAAACAACATCTCCATAATCAAAGACAATCTAGAAGGTGGCAGAAACAAGCCGCTTTCtggcattaaaagaaaaacaggaaaaagaaattcaattttaaCTTCAGTTTCTGAGGTATAAGACTGGTGTTAAATGCTGACTTGGAGCAATCGCTTGGCACTGGACCTTCGAAACACCGATCATGGAATTGATTAGCTGGTCTCTCAACACCATTGACACGATTGTCGCCACTAAGAGCACGGGCTTAGGGAAGCCTACCTGCCCGGATGGGAGCTTTGCCTCTGGTTACGTAATCGACTCGTGGGTGAAGTGGAGAGGGATCATGTGCCTGGCACCCCTATCCGTGGAGGATGTGGAAGATGTTTACATATTCAGATTTATGATGACAGGTCTGCTGATAATTGGCTTTATTGTGGGCCTGAGCTTCTGGAAGATTAGGAGGTCAGCAGAGAAAAACGACGTCCAAGCTCTGCTGGTCTTTGCAAATAATCGGATCAAGGCTGCTGGTGACCGGAATGACGAACTCAAACGTAAGATGGACAATTTGCTTGgtgtgactgttgatttgagTTGCAAAGTGGATGCCATCAGGGCGAGGATTGCAACAGCTGAGGTCTAAACAAAGTTGAGAGCAGCCAGGGGGAGGGTGAAATTGCTCCTCTCTCCCCCGACTAAACAATATGGTATACGACAACATTTCGGCGAgcctggaacaaaaacaaactcctCTGGAAGCTATTCAAGGCCAAGAGATAGCTCtcctacccccccccccccttcccaAAGACTCCTGTTGACTGATGGACGTCTCCATAGCAACCTGCTGTGTTATCGCGGTCCACCTTGCGAACTGAGACTCCGGGGGGGCTGGGACAGAAGGAGACTGgccacacgcatacacacacactcatgacTCATGACCTGAGTCTGAGCttacactcacacaaacatgcCCTTCCCCCCCTCCAAGCCGCCTCCAGATGCTTTCCGACTGCGACGCACAGTGTGTAGGAATCCCGTGCATGCAGCGTGCCACGGTATGGTACAGCAGCTGTATAGGTGACTGACCACTGGGCCGAGCTCCCTGTCCCAGTACCCTTCACCCTTACCCCAGTTAACCTTGTCTAGTGTCATGCTTTGTCTGTtgcgggtttgtttttttttttttcaggttccttctcaaattgaattttccCATCCTTGGAGGCTTCATTTTGTTtgatgaacctttttttttccatttacccTCCGCCATCCCTACCCCGATcccaaatgtttttcttcttttttctttttcctcaatTTATGCACACCGCAAATGGCGATGCCCAAcgctgccattggcagggcagctcgaaaacaaatttcattgtatatgaaagtgtgcaatgacaatatagttgattctgattctaaCAGATGTGATTGAAGGAGGTCAAATGTTGACTGAAGTTGTTTAAACACAAGGCAGCAGGCAGCAGTAAATGATTGTATCATCAGCATAATGATGAACAGACGCATTTATGTTTTGAGCCACATCGTTGACATAAAAAGTAAAGGGAATGGGTTCTGAGACAGAACTTTGTGGAACACCCTTGGATAACATCCAGAAACCTAGAGGAGAGACTACAGAGCTGCACACGTTGCTTACGATTGGTGAGATAATTTGAGAACCAGCCAACAGCTTGATCTGATATCTGACAGCCTCCGACATAAAATATCATGGTCAATGGTCTCAAAAGCCTTGAACAAATCAATGAAGAGTGCAGCACAGTAATTGTTGAGTCCAAGGCTTCCACATCATCATTTAAAACTTTCATTGAAGCGGTTACTGAACTGTGCTGCTTCCAAAAACCAGACTGATGAGGAGATAAGATACTGTACTGCTGTAGTCTAGAACGTCTAATCTGATCATTCATCAGCCTTTCAAGAACCTTAGCTAAGATACAGAGACTGGAAATGGGTCTGGAGTTGTTTAACTGTGTAGGATCACCACCTTTCAGTAGAGGGAGTATGAGAGCAGATTTCCAAACATCAGGAATGACATTGGTTTGGACagaaagattaaaaatatatgataCTGGTTCAGCTGTGATATTCGCTGCCAGGCACAAAAAGTAAGGTGGGAGGTTGTCAGGACCTGCAGATTTTTTAGTGTCTAGGTCCTTTAAAGCTTCCAGACCTCCCTGAACAGAAAGTGGGACATATTAGCCAAAGCTAGTTGGGTTTAACTCAAACTTTACAGAGGATGACACTGAACATAGCTTTAACGTCTGACACTGCCTGAGACCTTCTCTTGGTGTCCAAACTTCGCATTCTTTCCATTTCttacaaaacaaccatgaaacTGTGCCTTGAAATGCTGAAAAGATGTTTCATCTTTAACGTTGTGCCTCTTGGGTTTCTCTACTGACTGAACAGGGTTTTCACCAACATTTGTGGGGGTTTAGCCaacatttgtataattttcgcgacatttgttgggttttcacCAACATTTGATGTGTTTTCACCAAGATTTGATGGATTTTCACTAATATTGGTAGAGTTTTAGGCAAAATTTATGGAATTTTAGCCcagatttgttgggttttcacTAACCTTCTCTGAACAGAGGTCTTCAtcactttgttgttgttctgtgaaCATCTGCAGAGTGTCCGAGTGGCGGCTGTAGCAACAGTCAGTCAGCTGTTGAACACCAGTGTTCTCGCTGAGGACAACACAACTCTGAGGTAAACCCTAAACTCTCCTATAACGCTGACAACCAAACGTTGGTACAGCAAACCTTCAACATTCTGAGAGGGTTAGAGTTAAAACTGTAGCCTCAGAACAGGTTGAACTAAAGTCCGCAGCTCTGCCAAAGAGAtttaagctaaatgctaacaacAACGAAGCTAACATGCTGAGATTTAGCAGATATAAAGTTGATTTTGTTCACTACCTTAGTTTGCATTTAACCTGCAGTCCTCCAGATCTCAGGTTTCAACCAGAATGTTCAGTTCTGGGTGAAAGCTTCACTTTgaattttaatcaaaaaaaatTTAGGATTTAGCCAAAATGTATttgattttgtcaaaaatgttcCAGGTTTTAGCCAGCAGTTAGGTTTTATTCAAACATCGGGAGGTTTTGGTCAATTTACCAGGCTTTAGATGAAATTTGTCGAGTTGTTGTTGTGAACATGGTTTGGTTTTCTTAAAATTTGTTGGAATTTCATTGACCTTTGTTTGGCTTCAGTGAAAATGGTTGGGTTTGGCCTTGaattttaatctttttcttttgatattttagtTTTACTTCACATCAGATCCTctttcatttttgaaatttgacagaattttgaatgtttttattccACGTGAGCTTCCAGAGGAACCAACAATCCAGTTTCTCATCCAGAATTAGGACTCAGTCGTTTAGCATCGCACTAACTTCCTCTGTAGGAAATACAAACCTGGATTCTAAAAGGAGGCAGGTTTTAGTTGGAGGTTCTGCAGGATCttgaaagagacaaaataactTGAATCCAGACAGGAAATATGAGAGAACAGGAGTCTGTCCACATTTAGCACCAGAGCAGGTTCTTTACTCTGTCAGACTCTGAACTAACTCACCTGAACACAGTGGAAGTGCTGACACCTGGAGGTCTGAGTGCCTGAACTCAGGAGTTTGTGTTTGCAGCCTGACAGTGACTCTGGATCAGCTGTCGGTGAACCTCAGCCTCAGTCAGGACACGTCTCAGTCTCAAGTGGTCCAGCCGAACCTGGTGGTCCAGTCGGCCCAGATCCCTGCAGCCGACACCCAGGGAGTCCAGTTCACGTCCTTCACAGGTGAGCCACCATCAGCATCCCCATCAAAACTCAACACGAGATCAACGATTCTCCATCTAGAACCACAGCCAGGGTTTTATTTATGAGACGGCACCAAAATAAAACCGTTTCCCTTTTTCAGATTGAATTATGTTTAACATAAAGTCAGACTTTGTACTAAAACTGTTGCTGTTTGGCCAAAATAACCGACATTAGATGtgctttttttcaaaaactggaAGGATTTAGCAAAATTTGTAAGATTTGAGTCAAAATTTGGAAAGTTATACTCAAAATTTAAGTCTTACTTAAAATCTTAGATGTTACCCAAAGGTTGTTGGGTTATATCCAGAATAAGTTGTCATTTAGTTGATCATCTGTAAGGTCTCACTCAATAATTTCTAGAGTTTACCAAATAAAATCATATTGGTTGGGTTTTAGTCAACATTTATCACTGCAAAACTACCATTTGTAAGTGTGAGCCTTGAAGACAGTTAAAATCTCCCGATATTTCGCTGCTTTCAGGGACGTCCGGCAGTTTTGTGGCCAACAGGATTCAGCTGAACACCAACACGTCGGACGTTGTGATAGAAGATGGCTTCATCGCTGACGCACTGATTTATGTTCGATTCCCAGAAGGTGAGTTTGTGAACTACGGAGATTTTAAACTGAGAAGTAGAATAATACTCAACAGGACTGTTAATTATGAAGAGCTGCGATTGGTTAAATCTGTCTGAAGAGGTTCAGACGTCCTTCATCAAACTGGGACTAATGACTGGTTTGTTCCTCAGCAGCTGTCAACAGACGTCAGAGTCCATCCAACGTCTCTCTGGGTTTCATCCTCTACCAGAACGACCGTTTCTTCCAGTCGAGGCTCTACGTGCAGCGCCGGGCCTCCATCAGGGTCCTGTCAGGCAGCGTCCACGGTCAGGACGGCAACATGACGCCGCAACACGTGGAGATGATGTTCAGACCAACAGTAAGGAAGCCAACATCCTGACAGAAAGAGGTTAAACATTAACGAGTATTTATAAGTTTAAGTAATAATTAGTTTTTATATTCTGATGTTTGATCAGCTGCACTTCACACCGGTTTAATGATTAGCTTTTTAAACCTCAGACACCAGCAGAAACTCAGATGTCCCGGTTTAATTTTATGGCTCCAGTAAATCTCAGTTATCAGCTTTGATTTGTGGCGACTGGAACTGCTGACGGCTGATTTTCTACTGTAGTTGTAAAAGTGGAATAATGATGAAGTCTGACACAAATAGTGGTTTTCACCGGTATGGCTTCGGTTTTCACCAACATTTGTGAGATTTTCACCAATATTTCTTCCTTTTTCACCAatatttgttgggttttcaccagtatttctttggttttagccaatattttataggttttcaacaaCATTTGTGGGGTTTTCATCAATATGTGTTGGGTTTTCACGAGCATTTGTCTGGTTTTAGGCAACACGGATTGTCACCAACGTTTCTGGGGTTTTCATCACTATTTATTGCGTTTTCACCGatatttgttgggttttcacCAGCATTTGTGCAGTTTCAGGCAACATTTATGGGGTTTTCACCAACATTTGCGGGGATTTCACCAATATTTGTGTGGTTTTCACCAACATTTGCAGGGAATTCACTAATATTCATTGGGTTTTCACcaacatttgtgttgttttgaccaATATTTGTGGGGCATTCACCAGTATCTGTGGGGGTTGTAGCCATCATTCATTCACCTTTCAGTGTGCTGCAGTATACTGAGTGAAGCTGCTTCTGTTTTAGCTGCCAAGTGGCTCGACTCTGCACGACTTCTCCTGTGTCTTCTGGAGCTTCAGCTTGCAGGACTGGAGCACCACCGGCTGCTCCAAAGGCAACGCTGCAGACGGAGTCCTGAGATGTTTCTGCAACCACACCACCAACTTTGCCGCTCTCTTCGTAAGTATGAAATCTCTGCAGCATCCAGTAGAAACCTAGACTGAAGTCTGACTCTGTTTCTGTTGCAGTCCTTCAGAGAGAATTATGACTATGCAGAAGCTCTGGACATCATCTCTATCATTGGActgtctgtctccattctgGGTCTGGTTGTAACCATCATTTTCTACATCAGGGAAAAGTAAGATGTTATACTGACTGTCCTGAAACCGTTGACTGCATCACATTCATCAAACAGCTGGAGTTCATTCTGGATGACTGAACGCAGATTCAGTCCAAGGAAACGATAATAACCATTTAAATGTTCTAAAGTGTGTTGGGAGGATGCTTGGACTCTGGTGTCGTCTGATTCTCTACAGGTTTCGGAGGAAATCCGGTGAACAGAACCTCCTGAACTCGGAGTTAGCTGTGCTATGTGTCTGCTGCAGCCTGCTGGCCTTCATCATCACCTTCCTCAGCGGTGTGCACAACTCCAGCAGGCCGAGCGACGGCAAGCTGGGGGTCAACGACCAGACCAACGAGGTTCTGCCGTCTGACGAACACGTGGAACCAGACCGTGGCCCATGCACGGCGGTCACAGCGCTACTGCACTTCTTCCTGTTGGCCACCTTCACATGGAACAGCTTGTACGGGACTCAGCTGGGGCTGCTGATCTGGTCGATGCGTCGCAGTTTACCTCCATACTGGACGGCACTGAGCATGACCGTGGGATGGGGTAGGAGATCAGGACAAGAAGATTCTAAATCATTCTGCAGGATGAGTG
This portion of the Acanthochromis polyacanthus isolate Apoly-LR-REF ecotype Palm Island chromosome 22, KAUST_Apoly_ChrSc, whole genome shotgun sequence genome encodes:
- the LOC127531814 gene encoding adhesion G-protein coupled receptor G7-like; translated protein: MTPQHVEMMFRPTLPSGSTLHDFSCVFWSFSLQDWSTTGCSKGNAADGVLRCFCNHTTNFAALFSFRENYDYAEALDIISIIGLSVSILGLVVTIIFYIREKFRRKSGEQNLLNSELAVLCVCCSLLAFIITFLSGVHNSSRPSDGKLGVNDQTNEVLPSDEHVEPDRGPCTAVTALLHFFLLATFTWNSLYGTQLGLLIWSMRRSLPPYWTALSMTVGWGIPAVVMAITLVVTYRVDDPLGYRQEEFCWLAALDTNKHFSFRKPMFLGFILPVGLILIYNIILLILTSVITCKVDPNLTSTNQLSLTRKVLVSFSLAVMLGLSWTLGYLVLVTTGQAHLVFSIIFCILTTTQGFQIFILFTARTPAFRATFQRSIHYVSSISLPLKTKTYFLWKDEGNSSTTETYRERKESESL